In Roseiconus lacunae, the DNA window CACTATGGGATCCGGTTCAAGGTGTAGTAGGCGTTGGGATGCTCGAGCGATTCACCCGAGGCATCGAGGACACCGCTGGCATCAAGTTCATGGACAAAGAATTGACGCAATCCATCGATTTGCAAACGAACGGTTCGCCGATCGGGCGAGACGGTTGCCGATCGGATGTTCAGTTTTTGATTTTGAATTTCATCACTTCCGTACGCTGAATGATACAGGTACGTGTAGCTTTTCATTTGGTAAGAGTTGACATCACTCGCGGTGCCGCCATCGACAGGCTTTGTGAACTCTAATTCAAAGCCATCGTGCTTCGCCCGCATCTCCTTGATTTCAAAAGGAGTGCTGCCATTCCATACAAGCCGCTGTAAACCGTAGCTTGCGTCACCCAAGCTACTCCAGCCACGATTGGTTAAGCCAACAAATAGACTTCCGTCGTCGCCTTGTACCAGTCGCAAGACCGCGGAGGCGAAGCCGAGTTTAAAGGGGAAGCACGCGCCTTGGTATTGACCGTCGATTTTTTCAAGGAAGACACGATTGATGCCCGCCTGAGTAAACTCTCCGACAAATAGTTGTCCCGCGAACGGTCCAAATGCGCCGCCACTACGATCGACCACGATATCGGTCGCCGATTGCCCGACCTTCTTGTACGGAAACCAGATCGCGGGGGGGCATAATTCCTTGAAAGCCTTTAACGCATCTGGAAACGGAAGTCCTCCGGGAACGTTGTCGACGTTACGGATCGTCGAACCCGGTTCATTCATCGACGCTAATGCTTCTGCATGATGGAAAAACGCGCCCGAACGCATGTGGTGTAACGTGTTCGTCGCGACCCAGTTCCCTTGTTGGTCGGTGTAGAACATGTCGCCTTTTAGATTGGCGCCCAATCCGGACGGTGACCGCATGCCGGCACAAACCGGTAGCAACTCACCATTCGGAGTGACTTTCATTCCCCAGCCGCGCCACTTGCCTTGCCGATAACCCAAGCCTGGATTGGGCAACGTTCGCGAGAGATGCTCGCCTTTGAGCCCGAGGCCGATGTTTAATGTGATCCATAGGTTGCCATCACGATCCAGTTTTGGTCCGTAGGCGTATTCGTGGTAATGGCCGGTTACGCCCCAGCCTTTCGCGACCGTAAGGTACTCATCGGCAACGTCGTCACCATCGTTATCTCGCAATCGAGTCAACTCACTTCGTTGGGCGGTGTAAAGATCGCCCTGATGTTCTAATAACCCCAGCGGTTCATGCAGCGCCGTTGCGAATCGGTGATAGGTCACTTGATCGGCGGGGTCATCGTAGACTCCGTCAAGGATCCAAACTTCGCCCCGCCGGATTGCCACGGCTAGTCTTGAATCGGGCAGCGTTGTCATCCCTGAGACTTCGAGCGCCAATCCATCTGGCGCTGGCTTCCAATGTTTCGAACGCGAATCGGTCGCAGCCTTTGCCGTCGATACCGAGATAATCCGATAAGAACTCTCGCTCGACTTTGTCGACGACTCCTCGATCGGCTGGGCCAGCGTCACATCGCTGTGGGCAATCAACAAGGCACCACATATCAGTCCGTATCGCAGCCACATCACCATCGGTACTCCAGCACAAGCGTTTGTTTTGATTGAAGCGAGAGTTTGGCTTTCCATGTCGATTGGGTGTCTTGTTGGTCGATCCAATGCCGCAATTCCTTCGGAGCTATCAGACGGGCGGTCATTCCATGCTCGTTGGCAACTTCGTTCGCGGTGACCGATTCAAAATTTTTGCCATCGAGAAATCGTAACTCAACCGTCACGCCATCGGTTTGTGGCGAAAGCGAAATTGTTCTTCGAAAACCAGCGTTGTCGATCGGTTTCAACTGGTCTTCGATGGTGACTTGATTATTTCCGTAGATCATCGACGGAATGCCGTTGCCGCTAAGACGATAGCCTTGGAAGGTTGGCTTCTGGCGAATTTGTTCCGAAAGTAGCCCTTCCTCATCGAAGACTACAACGGATTCGCCTAAGGGATCGGCCGGTGGAGTGAACCGTTCGTACCAGGTGCCTTGGGCATCCAAAAACCGGCCTTTCCAGGCGACCGCAAATCGTAAGCGTTCGGCGTCAAATGCGTAGTGTACGCCTTCGGGAAAACCAACCGCGATCGCGTGTGTGCCGGCTTCCTTCATGAACGTACGCAGCACGATCGGGCGATCGGTCGGCGTGAGTTCGAAGTTGGCGGAACGGACATCGGCTATCGCTTTTGGCAATGATTGGTTTGGTAGGTCCTTTAGGTAGGCCCATATGGCGGCGACTTGCTGATCGACATCACCGTCAAGAATATCCGTACGATTGCTCGTCCCATTGGGAAAGAACGTCGGCATGCGGGTCCGTTTTTTGACTGCGCCAGGGTTTCGGACAAACGCCGCAAACCAGGCGGGATGCACGCGTGATGTGATCCCTTGAAGATCGACGCCGACGACGCCGGGTAACGATTCTCCTTGAAAGACATGACACTGAACGCAACCCGTGTTTACC includes these proteins:
- a CDS encoding DUF7133 domain-containing protein — protein: MESQTLASIKTNACAGVPMVMWLRYGLICGALLIAHSDVTLAQPIEESSTKSSESSYRIISVSTAKAATDSRSKHWKPAPDGLALEVSGMTTLPDSRLAVAIRRGEVWILDGVYDDPADQVTYHRFATALHEPLGLLEHQGDLYTAQRSELTRLRDNDGDDVADEYLTVAKGWGVTGHYHEYAYGPKLDRDGNLWITLNIGLGLKGEHLSRTLPNPGLGYRQGKWRGWGMKVTPNGELLPVCAGMRSPSGLGANLKGDMFYTDQQGNWVATNTLHHMRSGAFFHHAEALASMNEPGSTIRNVDNVPGGLPFPDALKAFKELCPPAIWFPYKKVGQSATDIVVDRSGGAFGPFAGQLFVGEFTQAGINRVFLEKIDGQYQGACFPFKLGFASAVLRLVQGDDGSLFVGLTNRGWSSLGDASYGLQRLVWNGSTPFEIKEMRAKHDGFELEFTKPVDGGTASDVNSYQMKSYTYLYHSAYGSDEIQNQKLNIRSATVSPDRRTVRLQIDGLRQFFVHELDASGVLDASGESLEHPNAYYTLNRIP